A window from Paucidesulfovibrio gracilis DSM 16080 encodes these proteins:
- a CDS encoding DUF1848 domain-containing protein — MILSASRRTDLPALYTPWFLERVRQGWCAVPNPFNPRQVKRVSLRPDDVDALVFWTRWPAPLLSRLDELESLGLNRFLFLVTLLGYGRDLEPRQPRLASRIRAFQSLSRRIGPQRVVWRYDPILLSRATPPEWHVSMFTELARALRGSTERCVVSFLEEYTKIKTRMRSLVSQGYAPDPPDLIRQNRLLQRLARIARNNGIQLQTCAQNITASDPAVTPGACVDGELLTRLFDLPAMPPRDPNQRRHCQCARSQDIGMYDSCTFGCAYCYATRSFTRSRLNRNEHDPHSPSLLGHHIPPPGQATLPGC; from the coding sequence ATGATTCTATCCGCCAGTCGCCGTACCGATCTGCCCGCTCTGTATACCCCGTGGTTTTTGGAACGGGTGCGGCAGGGCTGGTGCGCGGTCCCCAACCCGTTCAACCCCCGGCAGGTAAAACGCGTTTCCCTACGCCCCGACGACGTGGACGCTCTGGTGTTCTGGACGCGCTGGCCCGCCCCCCTGCTGTCAAGGTTGGATGAACTGGAGTCACTGGGCCTGAACCGTTTCCTGTTTCTGGTCACACTGCTGGGATATGGCCGTGATCTGGAACCCAGGCAACCGCGACTCGCTTCACGCATCCGGGCGTTTCAGTCCCTGTCCCGACGCATTGGACCGCAACGGGTAGTATGGCGCTACGATCCCATTCTTCTGAGCCGGGCCACGCCTCCTGAGTGGCATGTTTCCATGTTTACGGAATTGGCCCGCGCATTACGCGGTTCCACGGAACGTTGCGTGGTCAGTTTTCTGGAGGAATACACAAAAATCAAAACACGCATGCGCTCCCTGGTTTCCCAGGGGTACGCCCCCGATCCACCGGACCTCATACGACAGAACCGACTTCTGCAAAGGCTGGCCCGCATTGCCCGAAACAACGGGATTCAACTCCAAACCTGCGCACAGAACATCACCGCATCGGACCCGGCCGTTACACCCGGCGCCTGTGTGGACGGAGAACTTTTAACGCGTCTTTTTGATCTCCCCGCCATGCCCCCACGCGATCCGAACCAACGACGACACTGCCAGTGCGCCCGGTCGCAGGACATCGGCATGTATGACTCCTGCACTTTTGGTTGCGCTTATTGTTATGCAACCCGATCCTTTACCCGGTCCCGCCTCAACCGAAACGAACATGACCCGCATTCCCCCTCTCTCCTGGGACACCACATCCCTCCGCCTGGGCAGGCCACGCTCCCCGGCTGCTGA
- a CDS encoding phosphatase PAP2 family protein, which produces MFFDTPAFDLWLFELINQHWHVFWLNGIMRLLSSKTLLFLLFVPAALLTARRLGRRQLILFVVLLAAMGLTDLTTSMVKDSIQRVRPLNSLPNTHFVEDGQWQQRPADFVSTKTSGSSYPSAHASNSMCLATLALLFWGTRMRQGLRTAVAALPFLVGYSRLYLGKHFPSDILAGWLYGMVLAILVWLIWKYLLEQKITGGNGMAQEPSQH; this is translated from the coding sequence ATGTTTTTCGACACACCGGCCTTTGATCTATGGCTTTTTGAACTGATCAACCAGCACTGGCATGTGTTCTGGCTGAACGGCATTATGCGTCTTCTTTCCTCTAAGACACTGCTTTTCCTGCTGTTCGTACCCGCGGCCTTGCTCACGGCCCGACGCTTGGGCCGCCGACAACTGATTCTGTTCGTGGTTCTGCTGGCCGCCATGGGTCTCACGGACCTGACCACCTCCATGGTCAAGGATTCCATCCAGCGGGTACGGCCGCTGAACAGTCTGCCCAACACTCATTTTGTGGAGGACGGACAATGGCAACAGCGCCCGGCTGATTTCGTTTCCACAAAAACTTCCGGCTCATCCTATCCCTCGGCGCACGCGTCCAACAGCATGTGCCTGGCTACATTGGCCTTGTTGTTTTGGGGAACGCGCATGCGTCAGGGGCTGCGAACCGCGGTTGCGGCACTGCCGTTTTTAGTGGGGTATTCCCGGCTTTATTTGGGGAAGCACTTCCCCAGCGATATCCTGGCCGGATGGCTATACGGAATGGTCCTGGCCATACTGGTCTGGCTGATCTGGAAATATTTGCTGGAACAAAAAATCACCGGCGGGAACGGAATGGCTCAGGAACCTTCCCAGCATTAA
- a CDS encoding TVP38/TMEM64 family protein has protein sequence MTEVHARPDRAVAHGQVMPESEKHSGLKAALKGVVMLAGLGLLVWGTRCAGLDDMLRDADWFNEHVLGNGPLSVLIYVGVGMACTAVGLPRQLVCFLGGVGFGALFGTLLGTVACGLGCLLCAGYARLLGRRSVTRLLGKRLARADAFLRSSPFRTALTIRLIPVGSNLLTNLAAGVSSIPLRPFVLGSTLGYLPQNLVFALFGGGMNAESRLGLVLSVGMSVALLAASAWLGISVYRKYKAQAGSVPGER, from the coding sequence ATGACGGAAGTACATGCCCGGCCGGACAGAGCTGTGGCCCACGGACAGGTGATGCCCGAATCAGAGAAGCATAGCGGGTTGAAGGCAGCGCTCAAGGGTGTTGTCATGCTTGCGGGCTTGGGACTGTTGGTATGGGGCACACGTTGCGCCGGTTTGGATGACATGCTCCGCGACGCGGACTGGTTTAATGAGCATGTGTTGGGCAACGGTCCGCTCTCCGTGCTGATCTACGTAGGGGTAGGCATGGCCTGCACCGCCGTGGGACTGCCCCGGCAACTGGTTTGTTTTCTCGGTGGGGTGGGGTTTGGCGCGTTGTTCGGCACGCTCCTCGGAACCGTGGCCTGCGGTCTGGGATGCCTTTTGTGTGCAGGATATGCCCGATTGTTGGGGCGGCGATCCGTGACCCGGCTGTTGGGCAAACGTTTGGCCCGGGCCGATGCGTTTTTGCGCTCCAGTCCGTTCCGCACGGCCTTGACCATCCGTCTTATCCCCGTGGGAAGCAACCTGCTCACCAATCTGGCCGCCGGAGTGAGCAGTATTCCGTTGCGTCCCTTTGTGCTCGGTTCAACCCTGGGGTACCTGCCTCAAAATTTGGTCTTTGCTCTGTTCGGCGGGGGCATGAATGCGGAATCCCGGCTGGGGTTGGTTCTTTCGGTGGGGATGAGCGTGGCGCTTTTGGCGGCCTCGGCCTGGCTCGGCATCTCGGTATACCGAAAATATAAGGCCCAGGCTGGAAGCGTCCCCGGGGAACGTTGA